The proteins below come from a single Chloroflexota bacterium genomic window:
- a CDS encoding MoaD/ThiS family protein produces the protein MATVELMGILREHAKAGPEQLGPAEGKTVADVIQALGLPADLVAFVMVNGRQRPKTYVIQPEDHVILIPLIGGG, from the coding sequence ATGGCCACCGTTGAACTGATGGGCATTCTGCGCGAGCACGCCAAGGCGGGGCCGGAGCAACTGGGCCCCGCCGAGGGCAAGACCGTGGCCGACGTCATCCAGGCGCTGGGCTTGCCCGCAGACCTGGTGGCGTTCGTGATGGTCAACGGCCGACAGCGGCCCAAGACCTATGTGATCCAACCGGAAGACCACGTTATCCTCATTCCGCTCATCGGGGGAGGCTGA